The following is a genomic window from Mycolicibacterium sp. TY81.
GGGTCGGCGTGCCGCTGGGCATCATGCTCGTCATCACCGGCACGCTCGGCGACCTGGTGGAGTCGCAGGTCAAGCGCGACCTCGGGATCAAGGACATGGGCACTCTGCTGCCCGGTCACGGCGGTCTGATGGACCGGATCGACTCGATTCTGCCGTCTGGAGTGGCGGCGTGGCTGGTGCTGGAGTTGCTGGCCTGACGGTCCGCGCCACGGCCCGCGAATTGAGCCAGCAGGCCAGCGCGCCGAGCACCAGACCGACCACCACACCGAGGTCTGGGCGCTGGCCCAGCAGCAGCCACGACAGCACGCCGGCGAGGGCCGGGATGACCGCGAACAGCATGGCCACCGCGGCGGCGCCGTAGCGATCGATCGCCCGCACGTACATCGTCATGCACAACGTCGCGTTGAGCAGCACCACAGCCCCCACCGCGAGGACGGCGGTGTGCACGTTGGTCACTGTCCACGGCATGACGGCGGCCAGGATCGCCACCGGGACCAAGGACGCCGCGTTCTGCACCGCCGCGGTGGCGCGGAAATCCACGCCGCGGCAGAACCGCTGCTGGTAGACGCCGCCCGAGGCCAGGGCCAGCAGCGAGACGACCAGCAACACGATCACCGCGTCGACGCCGCCGACCATCAGCAGCCGCTGGGCGCACGCGGCCAGTACCGCCAGTGCGCCCAGGATCAGGGCGACGACGCGCATGGCGGTCAGACGCTCGCCCAGGAACACGGCGGCCAGCAGCGCGGTGGCGACCGGGTTCATCGAGATGACGACGGCACCCAGCACCGCGGGAGCGCCGTGCATCAGTGCCAGGTACAGGCAGATGAACTGCACGGCCTGCGTGAGCAGGCCACTGATCACGACGTGCACCAGCCGCGTGCCAGTGGGCCATTTCACACGCGCGGCCAGGGCCCACGTGGACAGGATGGCGGCGGCGAGGCCGAATCGGAACACCAGCGTCGCCATGGGTGTCAGGGCCGAAACCGCAAGGGCACCAATGGGATAACCCAATGCGTAGACGAAGGCCAGGAGCGACGCGGGACGGGGCGGCATGGGCTCATGGTGAGTGTTCATAGACGCCGAGTCCAACGATTTTCGGCTGTGATTTCGTCCCGGGGGTGCCGTCGGTGCGATACTGAAGCCCGTTATGGCCGTTTCCCTTCCTCTGGTGTTCGATGCACCGCGCCGCGGCATGCCGCCGCGGCACCTGGCCGACCTCGATGCCGAGGGACGCGTGGCGGCCGTCACCGAGCTGGGATTGCCGAAGTTCCGGGCCAAGCAACTGGCCAACCAGTACTACGGGCGGTTGATCGCCGATCCGCACGAGATGACCGATCTGCCCGCATCGGTGCGCGATCAGGTGGCCTCGGCGCTGTTCCCCGACCTGATCACCCCCGCGAAGCAGATTCAGTGCGACGCCGGGGAGACCCGCAAGACCCTGTGGCGCGCGGTGGACGGCACCACGTTCGAGTCGGTGCTGATGCGCTACCCGCAGCGCAACACCGTCTGCATCTCGTCGCAGGCCGGCTGCGGCATGGCGTGCCCGTTCTGTGCCACCGGTCAGGGCGGCCTGAAGCGGAACCTCTCGACCGCCGAAATCCTGGAGCAGGTCCGCGCGGCGTCGGCCGCCATGCGCAACGAGCACGACGGCCGGCTGTCCAACATCGTCTTCATGGGCATGGGGGAGCCGCTGGCCAACTACAACCGGGTCGTGGCCGCCGTGCGCCGGATCACCGCGGCGCCGCCGGAGGGTTTCGGGATCAGCGCCCGGTCGGTGACGGTCTCGACCGTCGGCCTGGCACCCGCGATCCGCAAACTCGCCGACGAGAAGCTGGGGGTGACGCTGGCGCTGTCACTGCACACCCCCGACGACGAGCTGCGCGACACGCTGGTCCCAGTCAACAACCGGTGGAAGGTCTCCGAAGTTCTCGAGGCCGCCCGGTATTACGCCGACGTCACCGGTCGCCGGGTGTCGGTCGAGTACGCGCTGATCCGCGATGTCAATGACCAGCCTTGGCGCGCAGACCTTTTGGGCAAGAAACTGCACCGCGCGCTCGGTCCGCTGGTGCACGTGAACCTGATTCCGCTGAACCCGACCCCCGGCAGCGAGTGGGACGCGAGTCCCAAGCCGGTCGAGCGGGAGTTCGTGCGCCGGGTACAGGCCGCCGGGGTGTCCTGCACGGTGCGTGACACCCGCGGCCGCGAAATCGCCGCTGCCTGTGGGCAATTGGCGGCCGAGGGCTAGCCGGCTAGCGCAAACCGACGGCGTGCCGCAGCTGCGCCAGTAGTTGCTCGGTGTCGTCGCTCGGGACGAGGTAGTGCGACACCGCGATCCGGATGGCCGTGGCGGCCTTCAGTTCGGCGTTCGGCCCGGACAGCAGCTTCTGCAGGCGGGCACGCATGGTCGGCACCACGTTCGGCAGCTGGGCGAGCACGGCCTCCGGTTCGATGTCGATGACCCGTACGCCGGAATAGGTCTTCTGGTACTGCACGATGAATTGCAGTGCGGCATCGAGCTTTTCGTTGCCGCGCAGCCCTTCGGTGGCCGCGGTCATGCCGTCGACGAACAAGTCGCGCTCGTACCGTCCGAACGACTCGAGCAGAGCCTCCTTGGAGGCGAACCAGCGGTACAGGGTGGGCCTCGAGACGCCGGCCTGCGTGGCGACCTCGGACAGGCTGAGCTTGGTCTGGCCCTGACGGGCAAGCACTTCCGCGGTGGCCACCAGGATTCGGCTCGGGGTCGAGGCGTCCTCGACGGAGCTGCCCTGATTGCTCGCCGTGCTGTCCACGAAACAGATGGTACTACCCGGTAACTTAGTCGACGGTTCCGGTGAGTCCGAGTTCGGCCAGCGCTTTGCGGGTGGAATCAGCCAGTGCCGCTTTGGTGTTCGTCTCGCCCGGTTCCCATGCGGTGACCGTCACGATCATCGACGTCGGTGTCTGGCACAACACCAGGAACAGGTGGCCGTTCAGACGCTCGAGGTCCACCGGGGTCAGGCCCGGCTCGACCAGGCGGGCGTGGAAATTGTCGGCGTCGGTCCCGTCGGGCCGGTTGAACGCGGGCGGGAACTGGCCCAGGTTGGAGCAACCGATGGGCTTGCCGACCTTGAGCACCATCTTCTCGAGCCGCCGCACCGCGAACTTCGGCACCAGGGGAGTGAGGGGAAGCGGCGTGAGCATCATGCGGGTCCACTCGTCGACACCGGCCAGTTCGCGCTTGACGTCGCTGCGCAACTCGGACAGGTCGGTGCTGACCTTTTCGGGATCCGCCATCACGGTGATGGTGCTGAGGGCATTGCCCCGGGTGTCGCCCTCGGTGCGGATGTTGACGGGGAACGACAGCATGGCGCGGCCGTCGTCGCCCAACCGGCCCACCACCAGCCCGAGCCGGGCAGCGAGCGCGGCGAACAGCACGTTGCTGGTGCCGCCGAGGGCTTTCGCGCGCTGGTACCACTCGTCGATGCCGATGTGGACGACGACGAACGGCGGCGTCACCGGCGTGGTGATCCCGCTGGACACCGGCGCGCTCACCGATTTGGCCGACGCCGCCAGGTCGCCCTTCTGGTCGCGGGCGATCTTGACCGCGCCGACCACGGCCTTGAACCAACTGGGCACCGAGCGCACCGTCTGGCGGAGGTCTTCGCGCAGGGCCTCGCGCCGGGTACGGGCCCCGGCGATCGGGTAGCCGAGATCGCGCGGCGACCCGTTGACCGCGTCGGCGACGGCCTCGGCAATGGCCAGGCCGTCACCGACGGTGTGCGACACCACGAGCGACACGGCCGCGCCGCCGCCTTCGAGTTGCTGCACGCCGAGGTGCCACGGCGGACCGTGCTCGGGGTCGACGGGGATGTAGCCGCGTTCGTTGACCCAGTCGTTGATCTCGGAGACGGGCCGCGTCCCGGGAGCGATGTCGAGGTCCACCGGCCCGGTGGAGCGGACCCACCGGTGGCGGCCGAACGGCAGCGGCGACCGCTCGATGCGGCGGCCCAGCAGGCCGCCGCTACCCAGGTTGCGGTGCAGGCGGCGCAGGCCATCCAGGTTCACCGGATGTTCGTAGATCCAGGTGTATTGGATGAGCGGGCCGCGGCCCAGCGCCCGTAAGCCGGTGAAGGAGGCTTGATCTCCCAGGTCGATCGTGTTGTCGGCTACGGTCATATCGCGAATGTTACCCAGCCCACAATATTTCGCTGCGCGAGCCTGTGAGTTGTCTGGGGGAAGGTCACCTGGCGAATCGGTCGGGAGGGCCTGCCACGCTATGATGGATTGAGAATTTCTTCAATCCATCAAATAGGGGGCCGTAGATGGTCGACAGCGTGCTCGACGGTCCCGAACGGCCGCTGTACGAGATCAAGGCGAACCTCTTCAAAGCGCTGGCGCACCCAGCGCGCATCCGGGTGCTGGAGATCCTGTCGACCTCCGAGGGCCCGACTCCGGTGAGCGACATCCTCGCGGCCAGCGATATCGAACCGACGCTGCTCTCCCAGCATCTGGCCGTGCTCAAACGTCATCACGTGGTCAGCGGCTACCGGGCCGGCAACGCGGTGTACTACACGCTGGCGCATCCGAAGATCGCCGAACTGCTGCTCATCGCGCGGACCTTCCTCGCCGATACCCTTGCCGCCCAACGTGATCAGCTCGATGCCGTCGGCTCGTTGCCGCCGATCGGCACCAGCCGATGACCACGCTCACCGCCGACCGCATCACCCGGCTGCTGCCGTCGCGCGCGGACTATGCCGGCCTGAGTCGCTCGTGGCGCCGCGATGTCCTCGCCGGCGTGACGGTCGGAGTGGTCGCGTTGCCGCTCGCGCTGGCGTTCGGCATCAGTTCGGGTGTAGGTGCGGCGGCCGGTCTCGTCACGGCGGTTGTGGCGGGTCTGGTGGCCGCGGTCTTCGGCGGATCGCACGTTCAGGTATCGGGGCCGACCGGGGCGATGACGGTGGTGCTGGCGCCGATCGTCGCGCAGTACGGACTGGGCAGCGTCGCCGCGGTCACGATCCTGGCCGGGATCATCGTCGCGGTGGCCGGCCTCACCGGCGTGGGACGCGCGGTGACGTTCATTCCGTGGCCGGTGATCGAAGGATTCACCCTCGGCATCGCGGCCATCATCTTCCTGCAGCAGGTTCCGGCCGCATTCGGGCAGGCGGCACCGGCCGGACGGTCCCCGTTGGTGGCCGCGGGCGTCGTCGTCTCGCACATCGATATGGACGCGGCGCGGCCGGCTCTGCTCGTCACAGCGCTGGTGGCGGTCCTGATGATCGGGCTGCCCAGGCTGCATCCCGCGGTACCGGCGTCCCTGGTGGCCGTTGTTGTGGCGACCGCACTGGTGGCCGGTACCGGAATGTCCGCGCCCCGCATCGGGGAGCTGCCGTCGCGGCTGCCCGCTCCCGTCTGGCCGCACGCCGACCTCGCGGTGCTGCACTCCCTGTTCGGCGCGGCACTGGCGATCGCCGCGCTGGCCGCCATCGAATCGCTGCTGTCGGCGCGGGTCGCGGCGACGATGTCCCCGACGGGGCCCTACGATCCGAACCGCGAACTGGTGGGACAAGGGTTGGCGTCGGTCGCATCCGGGGTGTTCGGCGGTATGCCGGCCACCGGCGCCATCGCCCGCACCGCGGTCAACGTGCGGTCCGGCGCGCGAACCCGCGTCGCGGCCATCGTGCACGCGCTGGTGTTGCTCGCCGTGGTGTACCTCGTCAGCGGACTGGTCGGGACCATTCCGCTCGCGGCGCTCTCGGCCGTGTTGATGGTGACGGCGTTCCGGATGATCTCGCCGCACACGGTCATGCGGATTCTGCGGTCGACGCGTTCGGACGCGCTGACGTTTGTGCTGACCGCAACCGTCACAGTCTGTTTCGACCTGATCCAGGCCGTCGAGATCGGGATCGCGGCGACGGCGTTGTTCGCGCTGCGCACCCTGGCCCGGCGCAGCAGCGTCACCCGCGAGGACTTGCCGGGGCCGTATGTGCCGGGCGACGAGCGCATCGCGCTGCTGCGGCTCGACGGGGCCATGTTCTTCGGTGCGGCCGAACGGCTTTCGGCCGCGATCACCGATGGCAACCATCCCGAGACGTCGGTGGTGATCATCCGGCTGTCGCAACTCGGCATGCTCGATGCCACGGGTGCGCACACCCTGACGCAGATCGTCGAAGACCTCGAGGCGCGGGGTATCACCGTGATCATCAAGGGCGTCCGGCCCGAGCATCGCGACCTCCTCGCCGGTGTCGGGATCATCGACTCCCTGCGCCACGAGAACCATCTCATCGAGAACTTGGACGATGCCATCGCCCACGCCCGCAGCCACACCACCCGGTAGCGCCGCGAAAACCCATCTAGACGAAGGAACCCGAGATGAGCCTGACCGACCACGCGCGGCCCAGCGACGACGTCACCGTCCACACCACCGCCATCCACCGCGTGATCGACGAGCGCGCCAACGGCCATGCCGCGCAACGGAAAGCGTCCGAGGTGGTACCGGGCTCGGGTGTCCTGGTGATCACCCGCGGCCCCGGTCCCGGCGGTCAGTTCCTGCTCGCCGACGATGTCGTCGCCGCCGGCCGGCACCCCGACAGCGCGGTGTTTCTCGATGACATCACCGTCAGCCGGCACCATGCCGAAATCCGTTGGCTGGACGACGAATACTGGATCATCGACGCCGGCAGCCTCAACGGCACCTATGTGAACGGGACCCCGGTTCAGGCCCTCCCACTCACCAGCGGTGACGAAATCCAGATCGGCAAGTTCCGCCTCGGCTTCACCTGCCGGTCGCAGGACCGGTGACCGCGCCGGTCTGATCCTTGCCGTCCGCCGACCCTGCCGTACATAATGTGCCGGTGGATGAGCAGTCGCCAGACAGGGTTGTGAGCAAGGAAGCCGCCATCGGACCGGAGGCCCGGTTGTCGTGGCTGTTGTCGTGGTTGGCCGGCATGATCGGCGCGGTCGCGTTCCTGCACAGTGCCGGATACTTCGTCACCTTCATGACGGGCAACACCGAACGCGCCGTACTCGGCTGGTTCGACGTCGCGGAACGGCAGAAAGTGTCCGGAGCCGGGCCGCAGGCGGCGTTGTGGTTGATGGCCTGCTTCCTGGCGGGGGTCTTCGTGGCGTCGTTCCTGCGGCGCAGGTACTGGCAGAACCATCCGCACGGGGCCACGGCCCTGGTGACCTTCGGCCTGTTGGTGGCGTCCGTCGTCGAGCTCTATGAGGACGGCTGGTACTACGAGGACGTCAACTTCACCGGCATCCTCATCATCTGTTTCTCGGTGGGCGCGCTGAACACCAGCTTCGTCAAGAACGGTGAAGTGGCGGTACCGCTCAGTTACGTCACCGGAACGGTCGTCAAACTGGGCCAGGGGCTCGAACGGCACATCTGCGGCAAGGGCACCGTCTACGACTGGCTCGGTTACCTCGCCCTGCTGGGGTCGTTCATGATCGGCGCCGGCGTGGGCGGCGGGCTCGCCGACCGTCTCACCGGCCCGCAACTCATCGGCACCGTCTGGATCATCTGCGGCGCGACGACACTCGTCACGTTCTTCCATTCGGACAAGAGGCACCGGGAGCCCGAGGCCGCCGCCTAGAACGCGTCAACGACAAAGGCCACGAACTCGCGAGAGTTCGTGGCCTTTGCCGTAAAAGATCGAGGTCAGCGGATCCAGCCGCGACGACGCAGCCACCAGCCGCGCACGACGATCACCATGATCAGGATGGCGAAGCCGATCAGCCAGGCGTCCTCGACGTGGCCGACGTGGTTACCGCGCAGCATCACCAGCAGGAAGATGGCCGACAGGATGCCACCGGCCTGAATCACGCCGCGGTTCATCTTGGACCAGCCCCACTCGGCAGAGGGGACGTCCTCTACGTCGACTCCGGTGCTTCGTTCGACCTCGGTGGTGGCCACGGCTACTCCTTAACGATCCGGTGGATTGCCGACATTCTTACATACGACGCTCGGTCGTATTCGTGCGGAGGAGCGCTGCGGGTGGGTGTCGTCGGCGCGGGCGCCGCGATGTGTGGCGGCAAAATGACGCTTGTTGTGACACCACAATGGTGTCATATTGGTGTCATGGATCTGCAACCGTATGTCGACGGGGTTCGGCTGGAGTTGGAAATCGCCGCTGCGGCCGGCGGCGAGGAAGCCGCTGAACTCGCCGAACGGCTGACCGCGCCGCTGGACTCCGCCTTGCGGCTCGCGCTGCTCGAGGCGCTGTCGGAGGCGGCCGAGCACATCACCCGCGAGTTGGCGCCCGCGTCGGTCGACGTGCGCCTGCGCGGTCGAGACCCGGAATTCGCCGTGACCGGGCTGCCGGCCGAAGCCGATCCACGCAGTGCCGGCGCCGATGCGGAGCTGCCTGACGGGGACGCCGCAGTCCCGGCCGGCGACGACGGCGGCACGTGGCGCGTCACCCTCCGGCTGCCCGAGGGGCTGCGCAGCGGCGTGGACGCCGCCGCCCGGCGTGACGGCCTGTCGGTCAACGCCTGGCTGGTTCGCGCGGTCGGAGCGGCGCTCGGCGGGCCGGCGCCACGTGACCGGAAGCGCGGCAACACCGTCACCGGCTGGGTCCGCTGACGACGCCGAACCGAAGAAAACCCATCCATCGATCGGAGACCACAATGCGAACCTTTCCCACGCCCGGACCCATCACCGCCACGATCGAACTGGGTGCCGGCGCGGTGCGCATCACCGCCGCCGATCGCGCTGACACCGAGGTGCGCGTGACGCCGCGTGACCCGCTGCGGGCCGCCGACGTCCGAGCGGCCGAGCAGGCGCACATCGATTTCGCCAACGGCGCGCTGACGGTGACCGTGGGCAAGAAACTGTTGTCGCTGTCGCGCGGCGCGGTCAACGTCGACATCGCGGTGCCGTCGCTGTCGAGGCTCGCTGTCGCGGTGTCGTCAGCGGACCTGCGGGTCGACGGAACGATCGGCGACTGCCGGTTCGACGCTGCCAGTGGCACCGCTGCGCTCGACGCTGTCGAGGGAAACATCAAGGCCGCCACCGCTTCCGGTGACGTTGCCGTTCGCCGCCTGTCGGGCAACGCCAACGTAGCCACGGCGTCGGGGGAGCTGTCGATCGACGCCCTCGACGGCGGCCTGAAGTTCCAGGCGGCCAGCGGTTCGGCGACTGTCGCGACCTTGCGCGGGAGCGTCGACAGCCGGACCGCATCCGGATCGCTGACCGTCGCCGGCGCCGAGTCGGGATCGATCTCCGCCGCGACCGCCAGCGGTGACGTCGAGGTCGGCGTGGCCCAGGGGACCGCCGCGAACCTCGATCTGGACAGCCGGTCGGGGACCGTGCGCAGCGACCTGACTCCCGCCGCGGGCCCCGAGCACGACGACCGGCGGCTGATCGTGCACGCCCGCACCGCCTCGGGCGACATCACCATCCGCCGCGCCACGACCGTGCCTGCCTGACGCGGTACGCCTCGTCGCGGCGATCCGTCATTGCTGATCTGGATGTGCCACCGACGGCGCCGAAGCCAGGCCGGGGCGGCACAATAGAGACGTGAGTGAGCGGCTACGAGTCCTGGTGCTCGGCAGTACCGGGTCGATCGGTACCCAGGCGCTGGAGGTGATCGCCGCCAACCCCGACCGGTTCGAGATCGTCGGCCTGGCGGCCGGCGGCGGCAACGCCGAACTGCTGGCCCGGCAGCGCGCCGAGACCGGCGTCACCAACATCGCCGTTGCCGACCCGGCCGCAGCCGGGCGCATCGGCGACGTCACCTACGCGGGTGACGACGCCGCCACTCGGCTGGTCGAGGACACCGAGGCCGACGTCGTCCTCAACTCTCTGGTCGGCGCGCTCGGTTTGAAGCCGACGCTGGCCGCACTGCACTCGGGTGCCCGGCTTGCCCTCGCGAACAAGGAATCGCTGGTCGCCGGCGGCCCGCTGGTGCTCAAAGCGGCGCAGCCTGGCCAGATCGTGCCCGTCGACTCCGAACATTCGGCGCTGGCCCAGTGCCTGCGCGGTGGCACCGCCGACGAAGTGGCCCGCCTGGTGCTCACTGCGTCGGGCGGACCGTTCCGCGGTTGGGCGGCCAAGGACCTCGAGGCCGTCACGCCCGAGCAGGCCGGTGCCCACCCGACCTGGTCCATGGGCCCGATGAACACCCTGAACTCGGCGTCGCTGGTCAACAAGGGGCTCGAGCTCATCGAGACCCACCTGCTGTTCGGCATCGACTACGACCGCATCGACGTCGTGGTGCACCCGCAGTCCATCGTGCATTCGATGGTCACGTTCACCGACGGCTCGACGCTCGCGCAGGCCAGCCCGCCCGACATGAAGCTGCCCATCGCGCTGGCGCTGGGCTGGCCGGCCCGCGTCCCGGGCGCCGCCTCGGCGTGCGACTGGACCACGGCGTCGACCTGGGAGTTCGAGCCTCTGGACGACGACGTCTTCCCGGCGGTCCGGCTGGCCCGCGAGGCGGGTACCCGCGGCGGTTGCCTGACCGCGGTCTACAACGCCGCCAACGAAGAGGCCGCGGCCGCGTTCCTCGACGGCCGGATCACGTTCCCGGCGATCGTGCGGACCGTTGCTGAAGTGCTGGGCGCTGCGGATCAATGGGCCGCCGAACCCAGTACCGTGGATGACGTACTCGATGCGCAGGATTGGGCCCGGGACCGGGCGCGGCGCATCGTCGCACAGGAGGTTGTGCCCGCCCGATGATGTTCGTGATCGGTATTGCGCTCTTCGCGCTGGCCATTCTGGTCTCGGTGGCCCTGCACGAGTGCGGTCACATGTGGGTCGCCCGGGCCACCGGGATGAAGGTGCGGCGGTACTTCGTCGGCTTCGGCCCGACGCTGTGGTCCACGCACCGGCCCAACCGGCTCGGCACCACCGAATACGGCCTCAAGGCCGTG
Proteins encoded in this region:
- a CDS encoding DMT family transporter, with the protein product MPPRPASLLAFVYALGYPIGALAVSALTPMATLVFRFGLAAAILSTWALAARVKWPTGTRLVHVVISGLLTQAVQFICLYLALMHGAPAVLGAVVISMNPVATALLAAVFLGERLTAMRVVALILGALAVLAACAQRLLMVGGVDAVIVLLVVSLLALASGGVYQQRFCRGVDFRATAAVQNAASLVPVAILAAVMPWTVTNVHTAVLAVGAVVLLNATLCMTMYVRAIDRYGAAAVAMLFAVIPALAGVLSWLLLGQRPDLGVVVGLVLGALACWLNSRAVARTVRPATPAPATPPLQTAESSRSGPSDRRDRAAECPCP
- the rlmN gene encoding 23S rRNA (adenine(2503)-C(2))-methyltransferase RlmN; the encoded protein is MAVSLPLVFDAPRRGMPPRHLADLDAEGRVAAVTELGLPKFRAKQLANQYYGRLIADPHEMTDLPASVRDQVASALFPDLITPAKQIQCDAGETRKTLWRAVDGTTFESVLMRYPQRNTVCISSQAGCGMACPFCATGQGGLKRNLSTAEILEQVRAASAAMRNEHDGRLSNIVFMGMGEPLANYNRVVAAVRRITAAPPEGFGISARSVTVSTVGLAPAIRKLADEKLGVTLALSLHTPDDELRDTLVPVNNRWKVSEVLEAARYYADVTGRRVSVEYALIRDVNDQPWRADLLGKKLHRALGPLVHVNLIPLNPTPGSEWDASPKPVEREFVRRVQAAGVSCTVRDTRGREIAAACGQLAAEG
- a CDS encoding TetR/AcrR family transcriptional regulator; its protein translation is MDSTASNQGSSVEDASTPSRILVATAEVLARQGQTKLSLSEVATQAGVSRPTLYRWFASKEALLESFGRYERDLFVDGMTAATEGLRGNEKLDAALQFIVQYQKTYSGVRVIDIEPEAVLAQLPNVVPTMRARLQKLLSGPNAELKAATAIRIAVSHYLVPSDDTEQLLAQLRHAVGLR
- a CDS encoding metalloregulator ArsR/SmtB family transcription factor encodes the protein MVDSVLDGPERPLYEIKANLFKALAHPARIRVLEILSTSEGPTPVSDILAASDIEPTLLSQHLAVLKRHHVVSGYRAGNAVYYTLAHPKIAELLLIARTFLADTLAAQRDQLDAVGSLPPIGTSR
- a CDS encoding SulP family inorganic anion transporter, with the translated sequence MTTLTADRITRLLPSRADYAGLSRSWRRDVLAGVTVGVVALPLALAFGISSGVGAAAGLVTAVVAGLVAAVFGGSHVQVSGPTGAMTVVLAPIVAQYGLGSVAAVTILAGIIVAVAGLTGVGRAVTFIPWPVIEGFTLGIAAIIFLQQVPAAFGQAAPAGRSPLVAAGVVVSHIDMDAARPALLVTALVAVLMIGLPRLHPAVPASLVAVVVATALVAGTGMSAPRIGELPSRLPAPVWPHADLAVLHSLFGAALAIAALAAIESLLSARVAATMSPTGPYDPNRELVGQGLASVASGVFGGMPATGAIARTAVNVRSGARTRVAAIVHALVLLAVVYLVSGLVGTIPLAALSAVLMVTAFRMISPHTVMRILRSTRSDALTFVLTATVTVCFDLIQAVEIGIAATALFALRTLARRSSVTREDLPGPYVPGDERIALLRLDGAMFFGAAERLSAAITDGNHPETSVVIIRLSQLGMLDATGAHTLTQIVEDLEARGITVIIKGVRPEHRDLLAGVGIIDSLRHENHLIENLDDAIAHARSHTTR
- a CDS encoding FHA domain-containing protein, with protein sequence MSLTDHARPSDDVTVHTTAIHRVIDERANGHAAQRKASEVVPGSGVLVITRGPGPGGQFLLADDVVAAGRHPDSAVFLDDITVSRHHAEIRWLDDEYWIIDAGSLNGTYVNGTPVQALPLTSGDEIQIGKFRLGFTCRSQDR
- a CDS encoding YoaK family protein; the encoded protein is MDEQSPDRVVSKEAAIGPEARLSWLLSWLAGMIGAVAFLHSAGYFVTFMTGNTERAVLGWFDVAERQKVSGAGPQAALWLMACFLAGVFVASFLRRRYWQNHPHGATALVTFGLLVASVVELYEDGWYYEDVNFTGILIICFSVGALNTSFVKNGEVAVPLSYVTGTVVKLGQGLERHICGKGTVYDWLGYLALLGSFMIGAGVGGGLADRLTGPQLIGTVWIICGATTLVTFFHSDKRHREPEAAA
- a CDS encoding DUF2631 domain-containing protein — encoded protein: MATTEVERSTGVDVEDVPSAEWGWSKMNRGVIQAGGILSAIFLLVMLRGNHVGHVEDAWLIGFAILIMVIVVRGWWLRRRGWIR
- a CDS encoding histidine kinase, whose product is MDLQPYVDGVRLELEIAAAAGGEEAAELAERLTAPLDSALRLALLEALSEAAEHITRELAPASVDVRLRGRDPEFAVTGLPAEADPRSAGADAELPDGDAAVPAGDDGGTWRVTLRLPEGLRSGVDAAARRDGLSVNAWLVRAVGAALGGPAPRDRKRGNTVTGWVR
- a CDS encoding DUF4097 family beta strand repeat-containing protein, which translates into the protein MRTFPTPGPITATIELGAGAVRITAADRADTEVRVTPRDPLRAADVRAAEQAHIDFANGALTVTVGKKLLSLSRGAVNVDIAVPSLSRLAVAVSSADLRVDGTIGDCRFDAASGTAALDAVEGNIKAATASGDVAVRRLSGNANVATASGELSIDALDGGLKFQAASGSATVATLRGSVDSRTASGSLTVAGAESGSISAATASGDVEVGVAQGTAANLDLDSRSGTVRSDLTPAAGPEHDDRRLIVHARTASGDITIRRATTVPA
- the dxr gene encoding 1-deoxy-D-xylulose-5-phosphate reductoisomerase encodes the protein MSERLRVLVLGSTGSIGTQALEVIAANPDRFEIVGLAAGGGNAELLARQRAETGVTNIAVADPAAAGRIGDVTYAGDDAATRLVEDTEADVVLNSLVGALGLKPTLAALHSGARLALANKESLVAGGPLVLKAAQPGQIVPVDSEHSALAQCLRGGTADEVARLVLTASGGPFRGWAAKDLEAVTPEQAGAHPTWSMGPMNTLNSASLVNKGLELIETHLLFGIDYDRIDVVVHPQSIVHSMVTFTDGSTLAQASPPDMKLPIALALGWPARVPGAASACDWTTASTWEFEPLDDDVFPAVRLAREAGTRGGCLTAVYNAANEEAAAAFLDGRITFPAIVRTVAEVLGAADQWAAEPSTVDDVLDAQDWARDRARRIVAQEVVPAR